CTTTCCCGGGCAGCGAATCCGATACGGCCTGGCTCGATCATTTCATCGAGAAGAACGGCAAATATGCCGAGGCGCTGGAAGGCTGGCGCAGCGAAATCCTCCGTGCTCAGCGCAAGATCGCCTTCGAGGAAGAGCTTGCTCAGCTCCCGGTAGGTGAACTCAAGGAGGTCAATCGCCGCCTCTCGATCGGTGAAGCCAAGGCCCGTCGTGCCAAGAAGGAAATGGTCGAGGCCAACCTGCGTCTGGTGATCTCGATTGCCAAGAAGTACACCAATCGCGGCCTGCAGTTCCTGGACCTGATTCAGGAAGGCAACATTGGTCTGATGAAGGCCGTCGACAAGTTCGAGTATCGGCGCGGTTACAAGTTCTCGACTTACGCCACCTGGTGGATTCGTCAGGCGATTACCCGCTCCATTGCCGACCAGGCACGGACCATTCGTATTCCGGTCCACATGATCGAGACGATCAACAAGCTCAACCGGGTCTCCCGCCAGATGTTGCAGGAGATGGGTCGCGAGCCGACGCCCGAAGAACTGGGCGAGCGCCTTGAGATGCCGGAAGACAAGGTGCGCAAGGTGCTCAAGATCGCCAAGGAGCCGATCTCCATGGAGACACCGATCGGCGATGACGAAGACTCGCATCTGGGCGATTTTATCGAGGACGGCACCATGGTGTCGCCGATCGATTCCGCCACGGGTGAAGGCCTGATTGAAGCGACCCGCAATGTGCTGGGTGGTTTGACGGCTCGCGAGGCCAAGGTGTTGCGCATGCGCTTCGGTATCGACATGAATACCGATCACACGCTGGAAGAGGTCGGCAAGCAGTTCGACGTCACTCGCGAGCGTATTCGCCAGATCGAAGCCAAGGCGTTGCGCAAGCTGCGACATCCCTCTCGCAGCGAAGCTCTGCGCTCCTTTATCGAGGAGTAGGCAAGCCTTTGCAGACTGCGTAACGATCCGGTCAGGGGCGCTCCATGGAGCGCCCCTTTTGTTTTCCTGCCTAACACTGACCCGACCGAGTCACGCATGAGTGACAATCGCTACTGTTGTGGGCGTTTCAGTTCATCGAGCAGCCAGTCATGGACGGCGCTTATGCGCGGATCATCGAGAGCGCCGGGAGGGTGGACCAGTACATACTGCTTGCCAGTGGCGATACGTTCGCGGAAAGGGGCTATCAACTGACCTGAAGAGATTTCATCACTCAACAGGGTGCGGCGTGCAATTGCCACTCCCATGCCGGCAATGGCCGCGGCAATGGTGAGATCATGACGATTGAAGGTATAGCCGCGTTGGACATTGATCGCCGGGGCGCCGATGGCTTCGAGATAGGCCTCCCACTCGGCATGATCGCTGCTGCCCCGCCAGGCGGTGACATCATGCAGTAACGGATACCAGGCCAGGTCGGCCGGCTGACGCAGAATCGGTCGGCCGCGTAGCAGCGAAGGCGCGCAGACCGGGAAGATTTCTTCGGCCATCAGTGGGGTCGTACGCATGCCCGGGTAAACCCCTTCGCCGAGATCAATGGCCAGGTCGAAATCTCCGTTGGCCAATGACTGACTGCTGTCCTCGGCCTGCAGGCGCAGGTCCAGTTCCGGGAGCCTTGCTCTCAGGCGTGGCAGTCTGGGCAGCAACCACCGGGCAAGAAAGGAGGGCAAGGCCCTTAATCGGATCTCGCCACTCATCAGGCTGCGTGAAAGTCGCTCGATCTCCTGATCCACTTGCCCGTAGGCATCGATGACCACGCTGGCCAGACGCTGTCCCTCCGGTGTCAGAGAGAGGCGCCGGTGATGGCGATGAAACAGCCGAAACCCCAGCCGGGCTTCGAGCTGCTTGATCTGCTGGCTGACCGCGCCCGTGGTGATGTGCAGCTCACCAGCCGCCTGGGTAAAGGAGAGACACCGCGCCGCTGTCGCGAATACGTGGAGCCCACCATGCATTGCACCATTGAGTCGGGGCATGGCCACCTGCTTCGGTTTAGTATTACTAAATAGATGCTTAGACAATATCGCTTGAGACTGGGAGATAAAAGCATAAACCTGTCAGTCATACGTGATGTCTGAGTCAGCTGATTTAGTTCTGCTTACAACAATACGGGAGCCCTGACATGCCTATCAGCGTCTTCGAACTGTTCAATATCGGCATTGGTCCTTCCAGTTCCCACACCGTGGGCCCGATGCGGGCCGCCCGGCGGTTTCTCGAGTCACTGCAGCAGCGCATTGCTCTGGAGCGGGTGAGCGGGATCGAAATTCATTTGCATGGCTCTCTGGCCGCCACGGGGCAGGGCCATGGCACCGACCGGGCAGTCATCATGGGACTGATGGGTGAACAGCCCGACCGTATTGATCCGGCGATTATCGATCCCTGTATCGAAGAACTGTTGGAAGCGCAGACCCTGCGGCTGGACAATCGTGTTGATGTGCCCTTTTTGTGGGGGCGTGACCTGCACTGGTCGCAGGAACCATTGCCCCGCCATCCCAACGCCCTGACGCTGGTGGCCTGTTTGCCCGGTGATGCCTGCTTTTCCCAGACCTGGTATTCGCTCGGAGGCGGCTTTGTCGTCGAGGCCGGAGAAATCGATGACGAGGCATCACTCGACGAGACGGTGGCGTTGCCTTACGAGTTCAATAGTGCTGATGAGCTGCTTGAGCTGTGCCAGCAGCATGATCTGAGTATTGCCGAGCTGATGCTGGCCAATGAACAGGCCTGGCACAGCGAGGCGGAAATTCGTGAGCGACTGCTGACCATCTGGCAGGCGATGCAGGCCTGTGTTGAGCGTGGTCTGCATCAGCAGGGCACGTTGCCGGGAGGGTTGAACGTACCACGTCGGGCACCCGGGTTGTATCAGCGGTTGCAGCGTAACGAGCGCAATCTGATTGCTACCACCTTTTCGGCAATGGAGTGGGTCAATCTCTATGCGCTGGCGGTGAACGAAGAGAACGCCGCGGGCGGGCGCATGGTGACAGCGCCCACCAACGGCGCCGCCGGGATCGTGCCGGCAGTACTGCATTATTGGATGCAGTTCGAAGAGAGTGCCTGCGAACGCGGAGTAGTGGATTTTCTATTGACGGCCGGCGCGATCGGTATCCTGTGCAAGAAGAATGCCTCGATCTCCGGTGCCGAAGTGGGCTGTCAGGGAGAGGTCGGTGTGGCGTGTGCCATGGCGGCAGCGGGGCTTGCTCAGGTAATGGGAGGCACCCCGGCTCAGATCGAGAATGCTGCCGAAATCGGCCTTGAGCATAATCTCGGTCTGACCTGCGATCCGGTCGGCGGACTGGTACAGGTACCCTGCATCGAACGCAACGCCATTGCCTCGGTCAAGGCAATCAATGCGGCCCAGTTTGCTCTGGGGGGCGATGGTACCCATTTCGTCTCGCTGGATCGGGTGATCCGTACCATGCGTGATACCGGGCGTGACATGCAGAGTGAATACAAGGAGACCTCGCGCGGCGGCCTGGCCGTCAACGCCATCGAGTGCTGAGAATGTCAGTGGCTTGAGAGCGAAGGCGTACCGGGCGTCGACATGCGTTCGACCAGGAAATCGACGAACTGGCGCACTCTTGAAGAGGGCTGACGGTGGCGGGGATAGACGATCCAGGCACCGGTATGCGGATAGCGGAAGGCTTCGAGGACACGCTCCAGCCAACCGGTCTGCAAATGTTCATCGATCAGATCTTCTGGCAGCTGTGCCAGGCCCATGCCCCGAGTGACCGCATCCAGCATGGCCCGTGAAGAATTGGCCTGCCAGTTGCCGGTCACCCGGGGTTCACGACGCTGACCATGAACTTCGAACAGCCAGTGATCGTCAGCGCCGGTCAGACAGTTGTGCCGGGTCAGATCGCTCAATGTCGCGGGACGGCCGTGCCGTTTCAGATAATCCGGGGTGGCCACCACATGCAACGGACGTTCGCATAGTCGGCGGGCAATCAGGGTCGAGTCCTCCAGCACACCGATCCGAACCCCCAGATCGAATCCTTCTCCGATCAGATCGAACGATTCGTCCGTAAAGGTCATCTGCACGTCAAGCGTGGTATGGGCGTTGGCAAATTCGTTGATCAGTGGAGCGATATAGCGCTCGCCGAAGACCGGAGGGGCGACCACCCGGAGGGTGCCGCTGGGCTCATCACGCAGGGTACGAACTGCCTGCTCGGCTTCGGCCAGCCCACTGAGCATCGGCAGGCAGCGATCAAAGTAGAGCAGGCCGGCGTCTGTCAGATGGAGTCGGCGTGTGGTGCGATAGAGCAGAGGCACGCCAAGCTGCTGTTCAAGCTGGCTGATCAGGCGGCTGACGTGTGAAGGCGAAACCTTGAGGTGACGGGCCGCCCGCGAGAAGCTGCCCACGCGCGCCACTTCGATGAAGGCTTCAATCCGATCCCAGCGCTGCATGATGTCCCTCGCTTCCCGGTGATTCTATCTGCCACGTTCGTTGATCAGCAGGTGCTCCAGGACGGCAGCGGTCTGCAGGATACGAGCGTCTTCTCCTCTGGGACGGGCCACCATCAGACCCAGTGGCAGGGACCGGTCATGCGGCTGGAACGGCAGAGAGAGTGCACAGGCATCAAGATAGTTGAAAACATTGGTGTGACGCAGCGCCCGCCGATTGGTCTCCATGAACAGCGATCGGTCACGCTCCAGGGGCGCCCGTTCAGGCGGCAGCAAGGGGGTGGTGGGCAGCAGTACACCGTCAAAACCGACCATCTCTCGTTGAAAGCGTTGTTGTAGCGTCTCGCGCGGCCAGAGGCGTTCGAGATAGTCGTGCGCCGTGATCGCCACGCCGTCACCGAGTCGTTCGGCGACGATGGGATCAAAGCGCTCCGACATTGTCGCCAGACGCTCATGATGCAGAGCGGCAGCTTCCGGTACGACCAGACCGCCCCGGGCGTTGATGGCGACAGTCTCTTCGATGGCTTCGATCGGCAGTCGTTCGAGCTGACAGCCCTGTGCTTCAAGCTGCGCGCAGGCTCGGTCGAAGAGGGCACGAACCTCATCATCGAGCTCTTCGAACAGCGCTCCCTGTGGCAATGCCAGCCGCAGTGGGCGCGGTGAGGCGTCCAGGTCCGGGAGCCTCTGTTCACTCAGGGCTGCCCATAGCCTGGCGCAACACTCCACGGTGGGGGCGATGGGACCGACACAATCGAGACTGGTTGATAGCGGCCACGCGCCTTCGCGCGGCACGCTCTCCTGGCTGGGCTTGAACCCGGTGAGGCCGCAGAAGGCGGCCGGCACTCGCAGCGACCCCCCGGTATCGCTGCCCAGGGTAGCTGCTGCCAGGCCCAGGGCGACTGAAGCTGCCCCGCCCGAAGTTGAACCACCGGGAATGCGCGCAGCATCGAAGGGGTTGGGCGGGGTGCCGTAATGTGGATTGAGCCCCAGCCCGGAGAAGGCGAATTCGGTCATGTTGGTGCGACCGAAAGCCAGGGCGCCGGCGCGGCGCAGCCGAGTTACGGCTGGCGCGTCATGCGCTGACACCGGTTGATCGTCAAGAACGCGAGATCCCGCTCGCGTGATCTCGCCGCGAACATCGAAAAGATCCTTGAGGCTGATCGGGACACCCTCAATGCCGCTGGCTAAGGGCTCGGGATCCGCCATGGTGGCATGCTCCAGCCGCTCCAGACCGGGGTCGAGAAAAATGGTGTCGCGGTCCGGATGATTGCGAATGCGTTCCACCAGAGCACGGGTGCTCTGTGCGGGTGAGAAATCGCCACGCTGCCAGGCAGTCATCAGCTCGGCCAGCGAGCGCTGGCGTACCGGGCGTTGCCAGAAGGCGTGGGCCTGAGAAAGCTCTGTCATTACGTTATTGTCTCGCCCTGTAATTATTGAACGATCGGCAGAACATCAATGGTATAGCCATGCTCGATGCGCCTGTTGTGTACGGGGTCGAGCAGTGCCATGTCAAAGCGACGGCTCGAGCGTACGCCACCGCGAGCTGGCACGGTACCGCACCATAGTGCCGTATGCGGTGCAAGCTCACCATTACGAGCAATTTCTTCGGGTAGACGGGCGAACAGCTCCGCGGGATCAAGCAGTTCCGCCAGGGTGCCATGCTGGTAGCAGACGGACTCTCCCGCTTCCTCGATGTGGCTCTCCAGCAACAACTGATCCCAGTGTGGGCGGATCTCATCAAATGCCCAGATGTCGCGACCGATTGGCTTGGCGCAGAGCTGCTTGGATTCGGCGACGCCCACGGCTTCAAGCTTGCGGTCAGTATGATCGGAGCCAACTGTTACCCACAGTCGCCCCTCTTCATCACTGAGCAGACAGACCTCGACCTCACCGGAACCGGCTTCTCCCAGCATCTGGATCCTGGACTGCTGGGTGACAAGCCATTCACTGCAGCGGTAAAAAAGCGGTGTGGTTGAAGGAGGCTTGACGCCAAGTTCGGCCAGTTCATCGATATGATGCTGAACTGCCGTTTGATCGCGTCCTGCCCAACCGGCGATGGCAATCCGGTGAATGACAATCTCGTGGCGTTCACTGCCGTGGTGGAAGACCGGCATGGGTATCTCCTTGTGAAGGTTGCAGGGTTCAGAGCGCGTTCGGTAGCCACAGTGCCAGTTGTGGCCAGAGGATCAGGATGATCGCCAGTACCAGCATGGCGACGATATAGGGCAGGGTTCCCAACACAACGTCACTGAAGGGGCGCCCGGGGCGCGACGCCTGAACGATGTAGAGATTGAGTCCTACCGGTGGTGTGATCAGCGCCATTTCAATGAACAGGATCATGACCACGCCGAACCACACCGGATCGAAACCGGCGGAAAACAGTAGCGGAGCGACGATGGGGAGGGAGATCACCATCAGTGACAGGGTTTCGATGAAAAAGCCCAGCACAATGAACAAGGCCAGGACAGCCAGTAGCAGAGCCATATCACTGAGCTGTAGTGAATTCAGCAGGTCGGTAAGTTTGCCCGAGAGCCCGGCTGAAGCCAGCGCGAAATTGAGAAACGACGCCGCCAGGATAATGAACAGGATCATCGCGGAGGTCCGCACGGTATTGTCCAGAGCGGCCAGCAACATGCGGTGATCGAGACGTCGGTTGCAGGCAGCCAGAATCAAGGCAACCACGACCCCCAGAGCCGCTGCTTCGGTAGGCGTGGCCCAACCGAGGTAGATGGAGCCGACGATGGCGATGAACAGGGTCAGCAGCGGTAACAGGAAGGCGGAGTGGCGCAGACGCTCACGCCATGAAGAGCTTCGGCTCGGGCCCCCCAGGGCAGGGCGCAGATAACATAGTAAAGCGGAGGTCAGGAGAAACAGCAGGGTCAGAATCAGCCCTGGTATCAGCCCGGCCATGAACAGTTTCGGGATCGAGGTCTGGGTGAGAAAACCATAGACGATCAGATTGATCGACGGTGGAATCAGAATGCCCAGGGTGCCGCCGGCGGCGATGGTGCCGCAGAACAGGCGTGGATGGTAGCCGAGTTGCTCGCCCTGTGGCAGGGCAACAGTGGAAACGGTCGCTGCCGTGGCTACCGAAGAGCCGGACGTTGCTGAAAACAGCATCGACGTCATGACATTGGCGTGCAGCAGGCCGCCGGGTAACCAGGACAGCCAGTGATCCATGGCGCGATAGGCACGTTCGGCAATGCCGGCGCGCACGATGATTTCTCCCATCAGAATGAACAGCGGAATGGCGATCAGCAGAAAGGAGTCAGCAGCCGACCACAGGTTCTGGCCCAGGGCGCGTAGCAGCGGAAAGAAGGCAAAGAACTGATCAACGCCAAAGGCCAGCAGAAACAGTGCGACTGCCACGGGAATGCCGGTCAGTAGCAGGGCCAGAATCCCGATCGATAGAAAGGCCAGCATCAGCGTGACTCCTTCATCGATGACGGATCCGGGTCAGTAGACGATACGGTTTCATCGTTCATGCCGATCAGGGTGGTCAGGGTGGGGCGATCTCCCATGAGGGCTGCCAGCAGACTGCGAACACCCAGCACCGAAGTGGTCAAGGCAAACCAGCTGTAGCCGAGTACCCAGATCAGCTGGGGGATCCACAGCGGTGTCGAAAGCGGGGTATTGGCCGTGGCGTGGTTGTGCAGCGAGGTGGCAAGCACTGGCCAGGCATGCAGCATGATCAGCCAGCTCACCAGATTGAGCGCCGAAATGGCGACCAGATCGAGTACTGCCTGAAGCCATGTCGGCAGCCGTGAATAGCCCAGATCGATACGGATATGCGCCTTCTCGATCAGGGTATGCGCCAATCCCCAGGAGGAGAGAATCGCGAGCATATAGCCGGAGTATTCCTGAACGCCATCCAGTGACTCACCGGTCAGTTTGCGGCGAATCACTTCCAGGGTGACGAAGGCGACCACCGCCAGCAGCGCCAGTCCGATCAAGCGGGCGGCCCAGCGTGACAGCAGTCGGGTCAGGGCGACCAGACGGTCGCAGGCATGAAGCAGGGCAGTCATGAGTTCCCCTCCGCGATGGACCGGGCGGCTGCCCGGTCGTCAGCGTTGGTGTCAGTGCCTGATGAGCGGTGTCAGGGCGTCGGTACCTTGAGGTCGACGATGGGGCCGACCTGGTTGTTCCAGGCCTTGCGGGTGGGGGCATCGACCCTGGCTGCCCACGCCGGCAACACATGATCCCCGAGTGCCTCGCGGGCATGCTGTTCGTCGGCCTTGCTCGGTTCCACCAACGTCATGCTGGCCGGTTTGCCGTGCTCACACTGCCCACCCTGCCCGGTGAGGCAGGCAATACCCTGTTGCGTTTCGGTATGGGCGTTTTCCCAGACCGGTTTGACGAAGTTCTGCTGAATCTGCTCGGTCAGCAGTTGCTGCTGTTGCTTGGAAAGCGCATTCCAGCGCTTGTTGTTGATGGCTGTAAGCACATAGTCCCATCCGCCGATCGGCAGCGGCATCAGGTAGCTGCTGACATCCTGCCAGCCGGCACTGTAGCCGGAGAGTGAGCCGGTCACGGCACAATCGATGACCCCTCGCTCCATGGCGCCGGGGACTTCGTTGAAGGCAAGATTGACACTGTTGGCGCCAATCGCCTGCAGGAATTCGCCGGTGGAACGCCCGCTGGCGCGCACTTTTTTCCCCTTGAGATCGGCCAGCCCCTTGATCGGTGTATTACAGAACACGATCTGCTCGGGATAGGGCACGATGGCCAGGGCATGGCTGTCAAAGCGCTGATTCATGGTGCGCTGAGCGATCGGCATATAGGCGTTGGCAACCCGGTGTGCAGTATCGACATCCGGTGCCATCATCGGCAGATCAAGTCCTTCGAGTTCGGGCGCATCACTGACCACGTAATCTGCCGAGGTCATGCCGACATCAAATAGCCCATTGGAGAGGTAGCGAAAAACATCGGAGCTGGCGATGCCCATCTGATCGAAGGTGGTCATCTGGACATTGAACTGGCCATCACTGGCTTCGGGCAGGGTCTTCGTCCAGAAGGGCTTTTCGAAATCCTGGTGCAAGGCAAGGCTGCTCCAGCTGCCCACTACCTTGAGGTCGGTCGCCGCCAGCGCACTGCCGGAAGAGGCAAACAGTGCGGTGGTCGCCAGCGTCCAGCCCAGTGAGGTGTGCCTGAGCCAATTGGAGAGGTGTTGCAATGATGCCATGGGATACTCCCTCTATTGTGATTGTCGGAGCTCGGTAGCCGGATCGCGCCGCGATCTCAGCTGTATTTCAGGTGGGTGTTGGGGACATCGGTGATCAGCATGTGACCCGGACTATGAGTAATGGCCAGAGGCAAACGAGCATTTTCCAGCGCTACCTGGGGAGTAACGCCGCAGGCCCAGAATACCGGGATGTCACCGGGCTCGATGACCGGCGGGTCACCGAAGTTGGGGCAGCTCAGATCCGTAATGCCGAGCTGTTCGGGGGCACACAGATGTATCGGGGCACCATGTACCCGCGGCATGTCACTCGTTACCTGAACGGCGCGAATGGCATCACCCGGCGGCATGGGACGCATCGACACCACCAGGTGCCCATGGAAGGCGCCAGCCGGAGTCAGTTCGATGCGAGTGCGATACATGGGTACATTGCGCTCGTGGAGGATATGTCGCACCGGTATGCCATCAGCGAGCAGCGCCTGTTCAAAGGAAAAGGAACAGCCGATGGCAAAGCCCATCATATCGTCCTGCCAGAATTCGCGGATATCTTCCGGCTCATTCACACAGCAACCATCCCGATAAATTCGGTAACGGGGCAGATCGGTACGCAGGTCGATATCGGGCGCCAGACTGGGCAGGTGAGGATCACCCGGTTCGGTGACACCCAGTAGTGGGCATGCCCTGGCATTGGCAATACAGAAGCGAAGAAAGTCATCGCCGTACTGCTGAGGCAGGATCACCAGATTGGCCTGTGCATATCCGTCGGCGAGTCCTGCCGTGGGGCCTTTCCAGCGGCCATGGCGGATAGTGTCCCGGATGGCATCAGGGGTGCCGGTGGGGCGTACAGCAGCAAAATGGCTCATGGCTGATCTCGCTTGTTGTTGTCCATGGCCGGTTGTTGGCCGGCGCGAGCATCTCCTGTTCAAGCTATCCGCTGGGCGGTCATCATTCAAATCGATTTTAATGATTATTGATGATCGGCAAATCCTTTCATTTTTTCATGCTGTGCGGCTTCATACCGGTGCCCAATGGATGTTCGAGTTGATCGCACCGGGCGATATCGATCGCCAGTGAAGTCAGTGATTCTGCGAGGGTTCGCTCCATGTCCTGCTGCCAGGACGCGGTAAAATCGAGTTCCGGCAGGTGGCAGGGCAGGTTGATCAGCGCGCCTTCAAGGATCTCCTGTTCGACCAGACGAGGCGGAATGGCGCCGATACCGAGTCCATCCAGGGTCATGCGAACTACCGTCGATAGCGAACTCGAGCAGTGCAGCTTGACACTGTCGAGGCCATGCTGACGCAGCAGTGAACTGAGCTCATGATAGGGTCGACTGTTACGGGCGAAGGTAATGACGGCATGACCGCGTAGCGCTTCAAGCGTGAAGTGCTCCGTGCTCAGGTCTGTTCCGGGTGCTGTGACCATGCCCATGGCATAGCTGCATAGATAGCGGTTGAGCACATGTTCAGCAGTGACGGGGCCCATCAGAAATGCCATGTCGAGATCATGAGCGGTGAGTCGGGCCGCCAACCCGGGCGAACTGTCCACTTCCAGTTCCAGCGTCATCTCTGGAAAGCGATGGGCAATTTCGTTGAGCAGATCGGGGAGCCAGCTGTGCGCAACACTTTCCACTACGCCCAGTCTGAGGGTGCCGCTGAAGGCGCTGGGCTTATGCAGCATGGCAACTGCCGTCTGGCGATCGGCCAACAGTTTCTCGGCATGGCGCAGAAAGATGCGACCATGCGATGTCGGTTTGATCGGCCGCTGGCCACGTTCAAGCATGGGTTCGCCGAGTAGTGCTTCCAAACGGCTGATGCGCTCGGAGATCGATGGCTGGGTCAGATGCAGATGCGCAGCGGCGCGACGAAAGGAACCCAACCGCACAATCCAGACAAAAGCCTCCAGCTCCTTGAAATCAAACACGCCCGTGGTCTCTTTGGTTGCTGAAGTATTGAAATTCCTGTCACGGCAAGCGTTGGGGGGAGTGTCAACGCCCTGTTTTACGGATACTTGTTCAATTATTGCCATGCAGCAATGGTGATTTGCGTCATGATTGTCAATTGTTGCGATGACATGACGCTTATGGAGTGCATAGTAGAGCCGTGTGCAGGGCGTTTCGACGCGACGTCACAATAACAATCAATGCCGTTCAAGACGACTTGTGGAGGTGCCTTTCATGGCAACGGTTGGTGACACAATGCCCGGTGAAAATAACGGGCACAGGCCCATGACGGTCGGTTTTCTGCTGCTCAATGATTTTACCCTGATCTCCCTGGCCTCTGCGGTCGAACCACTGCGCATGGCCAATCAGCTGGCGGGAAAAGAACTCTACTGCTGGTATACGCTGACCCATGATGGTGAATCGGTCAGGGCCAGCGATGGACTCTCGATCACGCCGGATGGCAAGGCCTCTGAAATATCGGGGCTGGACATGGTGGTGGTCTGCGGTGGCGTAGGCATTCAGAACAGCGTTACCCGGGCTCATATCAACTGGTTGTGCAGCCAGGCAAGCCCGACGCGACGACTGGGCGCCATCTGTACCGGCAGCTGGGCGCTGGCTGCTGCCGGGCTGCTGGATGGCTATGAGGCCAGCGCTCACTGGGAATGTCTGGCTGCCATGCAGGAGGCTTTCCCTCGCACCATGCTCTCCACAAGGCTTTATTCGATCGATCGTGATCGCTTTACCTGCACCGGGGGTACGGCGCCGATGGACATGATGCTCAACCTGATCTCACGTGACCATGGTCGGGAACTCTCCGCCGGTATCTCGGAGATGTTCATGTGCGAGCGTATGCGC
This DNA window, taken from Kushneria phosphatilytica, encodes the following:
- a CDS encoding LysR substrate-binding domain-containing protein: MPRLNGAMHGGLHVFATAARCLSFTQAAGELHITTGAVSQQIKQLEARLGFRLFHRHHRRLSLTPEGQRLASVVIDAYGQVDQEIERLSRSLMSGEIRLRALPSFLARWLLPRLPRLRARLPELDLRLQAEDSSQSLANGDFDLAIDLGEGVYPGMRTTPLMAEEIFPVCAPSLLRGRPILRQPADLAWYPLLHDVTAWRGSSDHAEWEAYLEAIGAPAINVQRGYTFNRHDLTIAAAIAGMGVAIARRTLLSDEISSGQLIAPFRERIATGKQYVLVHPPGALDDPRISAVHDWLLDELKRPQQ
- a CDS encoding L-serine ammonia-lyase, with protein sequence MPISVFELFNIGIGPSSSHTVGPMRAARRFLESLQQRIALERVSGIEIHLHGSLAATGQGHGTDRAVIMGLMGEQPDRIDPAIIDPCIEELLEAQTLRLDNRVDVPFLWGRDLHWSQEPLPRHPNALTLVACLPGDACFSQTWYSLGGGFVVEAGEIDDEASLDETVALPYEFNSADELLELCQQHDLSIAELMLANEQAWHSEAEIRERLLTIWQAMQACVERGLHQQGTLPGGLNVPRRAPGLYQRLQRNERNLIATTFSAMEWVNLYALAVNEENAAGGRMVTAPTNGAAGIVPAVLHYWMQFEESACERGVVDFLLTAGAIGILCKKNASISGAEVGCQGEVGVACAMAAAGLAQVMGGTPAQIENAAEIGLEHNLGLTCDPVGGLVQVPCIERNAIASVKAINAAQFALGGDGTHFVSLDRVIRTMRDTGRDMQSEYKETSRGGLAVNAIEC
- a CDS encoding LysR family transcriptional regulator — protein: MQRWDRIEAFIEVARVGSFSRAARHLKVSPSHVSRLISQLEQQLGVPLLYRTTRRLHLTDAGLLYFDRCLPMLSGLAEAEQAVRTLRDEPSGTLRVVAPPVFGERYIAPLINEFANAHTTLDVQMTFTDESFDLIGEGFDLGVRIGVLEDSTLIARRLCERPLHVVATPDYLKRHGRPATLSDLTRHNCLTGADDHWLFEVHGQRREPRVTGNWQANSSRAMLDAVTRGMGLAQLPEDLIDEHLQTGWLERVLEAFRYPHTGAWIVYPRHRQPSSRVRQFVDFLVERMSTPGTPSLSSH
- a CDS encoding amidase, whose protein sequence is MTELSQAHAFWQRPVRQRSLAELMTAWQRGDFSPAQSTRALVERIRNHPDRDTIFLDPGLERLEHATMADPEPLASGIEGVPISLKDLFDVRGEITRAGSRVLDDQPVSAHDAPAVTRLRRAGALAFGRTNMTEFAFSGLGLNPHYGTPPNPFDAARIPGGSTSGGAASVALGLAAATLGSDTGGSLRVPAAFCGLTGFKPSQESVPREGAWPLSTSLDCVGPIAPTVECCARLWAALSEQRLPDLDASPRPLRLALPQGALFEELDDEVRALFDRACAQLEAQGCQLERLPIEAIEETVAINARGGLVVPEAAALHHERLATMSERFDPIVAERLGDGVAITAHDYLERLWPRETLQQRFQREMVGFDGVLLPTTPLLPPERAPLERDRSLFMETNRRALRHTNVFNYLDACALSLPFQPHDRSLPLGLMVARPRGEDARILQTAAVLEHLLINERGR
- a CDS encoding DUF2848 domain-containing protein; the encoded protein is MPVFHHGSERHEIVIHRIAIAGWAGRDQTAVQHHIDELAELGVKPPSTTPLFYRCSEWLVTQQSRIQMLGEAGSGEVEVCLLSDEEGRLWVTVGSDHTDRKLEAVGVAESKQLCAKPIGRDIWAFDEIRPHWDQLLLESHIEEAGESVCYQHGTLAELLDPAELFARLPEEIARNGELAPHTALWCGTVPARGGVRSSRRFDMALLDPVHNRRIEHGYTIDVLPIVQ
- a CDS encoding TRAP transporter large permease — protein: MLAFLSIGILALLLTGIPVAVALFLLAFGVDQFFAFFPLLRALGQNLWSAADSFLLIAIPLFILMGEIIVRAGIAERAYRAMDHWLSWLPGGLLHANVMTSMLFSATSGSSVATAATVSTVALPQGEQLGYHPRLFCGTIAAGGTLGILIPPSINLIVYGFLTQTSIPKLFMAGLIPGLILTLLFLLTSALLCYLRPALGGPSRSSSWRERLRHSAFLLPLLTLFIAIVGSIYLGWATPTEAAALGVVVALILAACNRRLDHRMLLAALDNTVRTSAMILFIILAASFLNFALASAGLSGKLTDLLNSLQLSDMALLLAVLALFIVLGFFIETLSLMVISLPIVAPLLFSAGFDPVWFGVVMILFIEMALITPPVGLNLYIVQASRPGRPFSDVVLGTLPYIVAMLVLAIILILWPQLALWLPNAL
- a CDS encoding TRAP transporter small permease subunit — encoded protein: MTALLHACDRLVALTRLLSRWAARLIGLALLAVVAFVTLEVIRRKLTGESLDGVQEYSGYMLAILSSWGLAHTLIEKAHIRIDLGYSRLPTWLQAVLDLVAISALNLVSWLIMLHAWPVLATSLHNHATANTPLSTPLWIPQLIWVLGYSWFALTTSVLGVRSLLAALMGDRPTLTTLIGMNDETVSSTDPDPSSMKESR
- a CDS encoding TRAP transporter substrate-binding protein, with translation MASLQHLSNWLRHTSLGWTLATTALFASSGSALAATDLKVVGSWSSLALHQDFEKPFWTKTLPEASDGQFNVQMTTFDQMGIASSDVFRYLSNGLFDVGMTSADYVVSDAPELEGLDLPMMAPDVDTAHRVANAYMPIAQRTMNQRFDSHALAIVPYPEQIVFCNTPIKGLADLKGKKVRASGRSTGEFLQAIGANSVNLAFNEVPGAMERGVIDCAVTGSLSGYSAGWQDVSSYLMPLPIGGWDYVLTAINNKRWNALSKQQQQLLTEQIQQNFVKPVWENAHTETQQGIACLTGQGGQCEHGKPASMTLVEPSKADEQHAREALGDHVLPAWAARVDAPTRKAWNNQVGPIVDLKVPTP
- a CDS encoding putative hydro-lyase, with amino-acid sequence MSHFAAVRPTGTPDAIRDTIRHGRWKGPTAGLADGYAQANLVILPQQYGDDFLRFCIANARACPLLGVTEPGDPHLPSLAPDIDLRTDLPRYRIYRDGCCVNEPEDIREFWQDDMMGFAIGCSFSFEQALLADGIPVRHILHERNVPMYRTRIELTPAGAFHGHLVVSMRPMPPGDAIRAVQVTSDMPRVHGAPIHLCAPEQLGITDLSCPNFGDPPVIEPGDIPVFWACGVTPQVALENARLPLAITHSPGHMLITDVPNTHLKYS